In the genome of Pirellulales bacterium, the window TGAGGAATACTATGGTCAGCCACTGGCGGAACCCGACCCTGAAGACGTAGTCGGGTTTGACGATCACATGGGCTGGCATGAACAAGGCGACGGCCGTATGTTCTACGGATTGAACATTGAAAACGGCCGCATCAAAGACGACGAGCACATCCAGCTTAAAACCGCACTGCGCGAGGTGTGTCGCACGCTATGGCCCAGCATCCGGCTGACCGCGCACCAAAGCCTTTTGTTTTGCGACCTACCCTCCGAGGCACGTGGTTCATTGGAGGAGATTTTACGGCGGCATCACGTGCCGTTGACGGAAGAAATTTCCAACATCCGGCGGTGGTCGATGGCCTGCGTGGCCTTTCCGACGTGCGGCCTGGCGATTACCGAAAGCGAACGGGCGCTGCCGGGGATGATCGATCAACTGGAGATGGAATTGGCTAAGCTTGGTTTGTCTCGCGAAAACTTCACGCTCCGCATGACGGGCTGCCCCAACGGCTGCGCACGCCCTTACAATTGCGACATTGGTCTGGTCGGCAAAACCGTGGGCAAGTACACCGTGTTTGTGGGAGGACGGCTGCTGGGAGATCGGCTGAACTTTATCTACAAAGATTTAGTGCCGGCCGAAGAAGTGGTGTCGACGCTGGCACCACTGTTTGTATATTTCAAGCACGCGCGCCAGGAAGGGGAGACTTTTGGCGATTTTTGCCATCGCAAAGGGGCCGAGGACTTACGGGCTTGGACGGACCAATATGCGGCTCAAAGCACCGCGGTGTAAAGTGAGCACACCGGAAACCCTATGAGCCTGTTCGCCGGGTTGTTAACATTACTGTTATGGCGACCTATGGCGAAGTCTCTTGGGAGAGGATGATTCGGGCCGTGGAAAAAGTGCGCGAACGTTTGTTGCGAGCCACAGCGGCGTTAGAAAAAGCAGGCATTCCTTACGCAGTTGCCGGGGGGAACGCGGTGGCTGCGTGGGTGTCGCGTGTGGACGAAGCGGCCGTGCGAAACACGCAAGATGTCGATATTCTGGTTCGCCGCGCCGATTTTCCCGCTGTCACGACTGCGTTGGAAGCGGCGGGGTTTTATCATGCGCACGTATTGGACGTCGAATCGTTTCTGGACAGCCCCACGGCGAAAGTGCGCGATGCCGTGCATATTTTGTTTGCCGGCGAGAAAGTGAAACCGGGTTACGAGACGCCGGCGGCGGAGATGACTGAATCGGAGCGGGGCAAAGATTTCCAGATGCTCCAGTTGGAAGCGCTGGTGCGCATGAAGCTGACGTCATTTCGTGATAAAGACCGCACTCATTTGCGCGACATGATTGACGTCGGCTTGATCGATCAGAGCTGGCCGACACGTTTTCCCAACACGTTGGCCGTGCGATTGCAGCAGCTGTTAGATACGCCTGGCGGTTGAATGCTTTGCGACAATCAGCGTCCGCCGACTATTTTTACCAACGTCCCGCTAGTAGAGCCGATTACTCGTTCTTTGTTGTCGTATCGTTCGCTGTGGAACCGGCATTCTTTAGCGGCGGGGGCGCGGGGAGCTTTTTGGCCGACGAGTTGGCATCCGGCGGGGCGGATGATTCAGAGTCTTTCTTTTCGTCAATCACCTGCTTTTCTCGCCAGGGTTTTTTGCTCTCGTAGCTGCTCAATTCTTTTTTGAGTTGGGTGTTCACGTCTGCGTCGTCGCTGCCTAAGTCAACTGCCTTTTGCGACCATTGGCGGGCGGCGTCGAAATCGCCCGATTCGGCGTAACTGGCGGCCAGCGTGCTTAAAATATAGGCCTGTTTGTAATCGCTTTGCTTGGCGGCCTGCGTGCCCAATTCGATGGCGCGTTTACCGTTTCGTACATTGTCGTCGGGCGAAGTGGCCAGCACCCAGGCCAAATTATTGAGCACACCTAGATCCTCCGGATTGATTTTCAGGGCCGATTCGTAATCGGCCACGGCCTCGGCGTGTTTGCCAACGCTCAAGTAAGCATCGGCCCGGCCGCGCAAGGCGGATAAACTTTCCGGGTTGGCTGTCAACGCTTCGCTATAGGTGGCAATTGCCTTGCGCGGCTGCTTGTTGGCTTCGTAAAGCACGCCCAATTGATCGAGTAATTCCGGATTGTGAGGAGATTTTTTTAACAACGTCAGCGAGTCGTCGATGGCTTGCGCATAATCTTTCTCGGCCGTCGATAAAATGGCCCTTAATTCCAAGGCCGGGGCCCAGTCGGGAACATCTTTAAGGGCTTCATCTACATCGGCGCGGGCCGCCTTGGTGTCACCGGCTTGCTGATGCACCACAGCACGCAGTCGCAGCGTCTCAACGACATGCTCCAATTTGTCGGGTTCGTTTTTTACGGCGTGGTCGAGGTCATCCAGGGCTTCCTTGGTTTTCTTTTCAGCTGCGTAGACTTGCGCCCGATGCATGTACGGGGCGGCTGCATTGGGCAGCAGCTTAATTTCTTCGCTAAACGCATCGATGGCTTGGTCGTTTTGCTTGAGCGTGAACCAGGCCAGGCCACGGATTTCCTGCAATTCAGGATTGTCCGGGTCGGCTTTAGCGGCGGCGTCTAAATCGGCGGTCGCTTCCTGCACCTTGCCCGACAACAACAGGAACATGCCGCGTTGCCGCAACGCTTCCAAGTTATTGGGGGCGATTTTGAGCGCCTGGCTGAAATAATCGAGTTTTTTGTCCGGCTCGTCGCTCAAGTCGGCCAAGAGCACCAGCGCTTCGACCTGATCTTCCTGCTTATCTTTGGACAAATCTAGCGCTGTCTGTGCCGCTTTAAGCGCGGCCGCATGATCGCCCCCTGGAAGCTGCTGCAAACGGGCAATCATCAATTGGGCAGGCGCCAGTTGTGGATTGATTTTTAGCGCCTTTTCTAAATCGCCCATCGCCAAAATGCGCAACTGGGCCCAACCGGCTGGTTTATCCTGCACGATTTTTTTGGAGAGCACGCTGGCCCGTTCCAACAAGGTCCCTGTCAGCAGATTATTCGCGAATTCGGTGTTACTGGCATCCAGCCCCTTTTTCAAGGCGCTTTCGCACAAGTTGACAACTTGCGACAAATCATCCAGGCTTTCCGCGGCGAGTTTTTTATCGCTTGCAGAATCGAGATCGTCCTGGCCAGCGTTTTCTGCCCGGGACACGCCTGTGCACCACAATGTCGTGCCGATGACTGCCACACTCAAGCAAATCAAACGCGAACTTGCAAATCGGAACGACATGGGACACTCCGTTGGGACTAAAGCGAAATATTCTCGCGACGGTTTCTGTAGACACTTCTATTATTACGTGTAACTGCCGCTGACGCTATGCGAAGTTAACAGTGCCGAGAACAGCGTCAAACGACATTTGATAACAAAAATTACGAAAGTGCGGCGGATTGATATTCCAAACCAGCCCCCGGAAATCCGGCCGAAGAATTCAGTGCAAACTCATTTCTCGTTTTAAGCGCGGTCGATGGAAAATGCCAGCACTTCCGCCAGCGACTTCGCGCCGGCCGCCAGCATCACCAATCGATCAAAACCCAGCGCCACACCGGTACACGCTGGCAGTCCCGACTCCATCGCCGCCAGCAAACGACTTTCCTCCGGCAACGCCGGTTTGCCCTGCGCCACTCGGGCGGCATTGGCGGCGGCGTTGCGTCGCCGCAATTCGGCGGCGTCGAGCAGTTCGTGGTAGCCGTTGGCTAGTTCTACACCCCGCACATACAACTCGAATCGCTCGGCCACCGCCGGGCTGGAGTATGGCGAGCGTATTTTACTCAACGAGACTTCGCCACTTCCCAACATTGAAGGTCTTTCATCAATTCGAATTTTGGCCAGCGCCGCCTGGCTGGCCGGATAATCGTAGACAATGATCGGCGTCACCTGACCCAAATGCGGTTCCACGCATTCGGCCAACAGCACGTTCAGCCAACCGGCGCGATCATCTCCCAAACCGGCCGGCACGGCAATTCCGTTTTGCTTGGCCGCCATGGCCAATTCCGCCGTAGTGGCCGTGTGGGGATCGATTCCCACATGCCGTTGAAAAGCCCCCGCAAAGCTTACTCGCTCCGCCTCTTGTAGACCGAGCAGTGTTTGGCACACTTCGGAGAGCAGCATCATGCCAGCGGCCATGTCGTCTCCCGCCCGATACCATTCCACCATCGTGAATTCCGGATTGTGCAGCAGGCCAACTTCACTGTTGCGGAAGGCCCGTGAGATTTGGTAAATCGCCGTGGCCCCGGCGGCCAACAGGCGCTTCATGCCAAACTCGGGCGAGGTTTGCAGCCACAGACGTCGACCCACGTCCGGTGTTCGCGGATCGTCAGCCAAAACTGTCGACATTGGATCGAGATGCCGATCGATCGTTACGTCGGCCGACAGAATGGGCGTTTCAACTTCGAGAAATCCCTGCTCTGCAAAGAACTGCCGCACCCGCGCCAATAGTTCGGCCCGTAAACGAAGAGTGGCCAACGATGCGGTGGGAAGAAAATCGGACATGGGGTAAGCATGCGGCCGGCGGCAGTTCTACATGATGAGGCTGATGGGGCAAAGCAGCGATGGCTTGGTCAGCGGTAAGTAAGCAGGATGTGGCGCTGGATAGTACTATTTCAACTCGATTATCTGTTGCACGGCCGGCTCGCCGTATTTTGCACTGCCGGTGTGAATGGTCACGTTGGACAATGGTTGGCAAATTCCAGCGCTATGTGTGTGACCACAATATACCGTTAGCTTCCGTTGCGGCGTGGCACGCATGATTTCCAAAATGGCGTCTCCCATTGCTTTGCAGGTGAAGTGCGGCAACCATTCGTCGTTGGATAATTGTCCTTCGTGCCAGCATGCCTCGCGCATGGGGGGCACGTGCGTCGCCAAAATGACCTCGGGAAACCGCGTCAAGGCAGCCGGCAATATCCGACGAATGTGCTTCGCGGACAGGTCGCCTAACTCCTTCAGTTTGGGCCAACGAAATTCCTTGGTTAGCGGCGCTAGCTCGGCGATCAGCCGGTAATCGTTCATCATCACGTACGATTGCACATAATTCCCCAGTCGGGCATCGGCCCAACCGTCGTCGCCGATTAGTCCCACACTGCCTGTGAGCGTTACCACCTCCGACGCAGTCAAATAAACCAGCCGGGGATGGCGCCGCGAAAGGGCCGTTACCTCTGCCCGCACGCCGGCAAT includes:
- a CDS encoding EF-P lysine aminoacylase GenX, whose product is MSDFLPTASLATLRLRAELLARVRQFFAEQGFLEVETPILSADVTIDRHLDPMSTVLADDPRTPDVGRRLWLQTSPEFGMKRLLAAGATAIYQISRAFRNSEVGLLHNPEFTMVEWYRAGDDMAAGMMLLSEVCQTLLGLQEAERVSFAGAFQRHVGIDPHTATTAELAMAAKQNGIAVPAGLGDDRAGWLNVLLAECVEPHLGQVTPIIVYDYPASQAALAKIRIDERPSMLGSGEVSLSKIRSPYSSPAVAERFELYVRGVELANGYHELLDAAELRRRNAAANAARVAQGKPALPEESRLLAAMESGLPACTGVALGFDRLVMLAAGAKSLAEVLAFSIDRA
- a CDS encoding nucleotidyltransferase family protein; this encodes MATYGEVSWERMIRAVEKVRERLLRATAALEKAGIPYAVAGGNAVAAWVSRVDEAAVRNTQDVDILVRRADFPAVTTALEAAGFYHAHVLDVESFLDSPTAKVRDAVHILFAGEKVKPGYETPAAEMTESERGKDFQMLQLEALVRMKLTSFRDKDRTHLRDMIDVGLIDQSWPTRFPNTLAVRLQQLLDTPGG
- a CDS encoding metallophosphoesterase, producing MRLVWLTDIHLNFLADDETARFLSLVRAREADAILLTGDIGEAHSVVPLLERLDDVWQRPIYFVLGNHDFYGGSIAGVRAEVTALSRRHPRLVYLTASEVVTLTGSVGLIGDDGWADARLGNYVQSYVMMNDYRLIAELAPLTKEFRWPKLKELGDLSAKHIRRILPAALTRFPEVILATHVPPMREACWHEGQLSNDEWLPHFTCKAMGDAILEIMRATPQRKLTVYCGHTHSAGICQPLSNVTIHTGSAKYGEPAVQQIIELK
- a CDS encoding tetratricopeptide repeat protein codes for the protein MSFRFASSRLICLSVAVIGTTLWCTGVSRAENAGQDDLDSASDKKLAAESLDDLSQVVNLCESALKKGLDASNTEFANNLLTGTLLERASVLSKKIVQDKPAGWAQLRILAMGDLEKALKINPQLAPAQLMIARLQQLPGGDHAAALKAAQTALDLSKDKQEDQVEALVLLADLSDEPDKKLDYFSQALKIAPNNLEALRQRGMFLLLSGKVQEATADLDAAAKADPDNPELQEIRGLAWFTLKQNDQAIDAFSEEIKLLPNAAAPYMHRAQVYAAEKKTKEALDDLDHAVKNEPDKLEHVVETLRLRAVVHQQAGDTKAARADVDEALKDVPDWAPALELRAILSTAEKDYAQAIDDSLTLLKKSPHNPELLDQLGVLYEANKQPRKAIATYSEALTANPESLSALRGRADAYLSVGKHAEAVADYESALKINPEDLGVLNNLAWVLATSPDDNVRNGKRAIELGTQAAKQSDYKQAYILSTLAASYAESGDFDAARQWSQKAVDLGSDDADVNTQLKKELSSYESKKPWREKQVIDEKKDSESSAPPDANSSAKKLPAPPPLKNAGSTANDTTTKNE